One window of the Dendropsophus ebraccatus isolate aDenEbr1 chromosome 12, aDenEbr1.pat, whole genome shotgun sequence genome contains the following:
- the HES2 gene encoding transcription factor HES-2 codes for MAPSMILSESAPSYQPKPGKKSKEASELRKTLKPLMEKRRRARINESLNQLKTLILPLIGKDNSRYSKLEKADILEMTVRFLKDIPPVQTQNSTEKYREGYRACLERLSGLLSKSNAIAGETCSRLLDHLQRSPELCCQDCTKSPSAKATGSPRIVLHLSPRRSDMFCSSPSQAAPRPQAPSPAQPSSPIWRPW; via the exons ATGGCCCCCAGCATGATCCTCTCCGAGTCAGCGCCCAGCTACCAGCCCAAGCCTGGGAAGAAGAGCAAAGAGGCCAGCGAGCTGAGAAAG ACTCTCAAACCTCTGATGGAGAAAAGGCGGAGAGCAAGGATCAATGAGAGCCTCAACCAGCTCAAGACCCTCATCCTGCCCCTCATAGGCAAAGAT aATTCCAGATATTCCAAACTAGAAAAAGCCGATATTCTGGAGATGACCGTCCGTTTCCTCAAGGATATCCCCCCAGTGCAAACACAAA aTTCTACAGAAAAATACCGAGAAGGCTACAGAGCTTGTCTGGAGCGTCTGAGTGGTCTCCTCAGTAAGAGCAATGCCATAGCGGGGGAGACCTGCAGCCGCCTCCTGGATCACCTGCAGAGGAGCCCAGAACTTTGTTGCCAAGATTGCACCAAATCCCCCAGTGCTAAAGCCACCGGCAGCCCGAGGATTGTCCTCCATCTCAGCCCCAGGAGGTCAGACATGTTCTGCTCATCTCCAAGTCAGGCAGCACCAAGACCCCAGGCCCCCAGCCCAGCTCAGCCCAGCAGCCCCATCTGGAGACCTTGGTGA